Within the Cupriavidus malaysiensis genome, the region GCTGAGGCGCTCCTCGAAGCCGTGCGGCGTGCGCAGCAGGAAGCGCGCCGCGAGCTGCCGGCCGCGCGCGAACGCCAGGCCGGCTTCCGGGCCCAGCACGGTCAGCGCGGTCGACAGGGCGTCGGCCAGCATGCATTCGGCATGCAGCACCGTGACCGAGGCCAGCGCGTGGCTGGCCGGATAGCCGGTGCGGGGGTCGAGCGTGTGGGCATAGCGGCGGCCGCCGCAATCGAAGTAGCGGCGGTAGTCGCCCGAGGTGGCCACCGCCAGGCCGTAGAGCGCGACCAGCGTGCGGGCGCCGCCCGTATCCGCGGCGGGCGTTTCCAGCTCCACCCACCACGGCGTGCCATCGGGCTTGGTGCCCGCGCCGCGCAGTTCGCCGCCGATCTCCACCAGGTGGTGCGGCAGGCCGAGCGCCGCCAGCCGGCGCGAGACCGCGTCCACGGCGAAGCCTTTGGCGATGGCGCACAGGTCGAGCGAAAGGCCGCCGGGCTGCTGCAGGCGGCGCTCGGCCGCGTCGAAGCCGACGCGTTGCCAGCCGCAGCGCGCGCGTGCCAGCTCGACCTCGGCCGGCGCGGGCGGCGTGCTGCGCCGTGGCGCCGGCCCGAAGCCCCACAGGTCGACCAGCGGGCCCGCGCTCGGGTCATAGGCGCCGCCGCTGTCGCGCGCCACCTGCAGCGCGCAGGCGACCACCGCGGCCGCGTCGGCGGGCAGGGTCAGC harbors:
- a CDS encoding FAD:protein FMN transferase; the protein is MNRVLIPLSPAAGQAPPPHAPGARLCRWQGEAMGTTWSVLAALPARAGTGVADGAQGMDAVEGLAGGESTDAVQAAIDGVLAGVVAQMSNWRGDSDIGRYNRAAPGTWLTLPADAAAVVACALQVARDSGGAYDPSAGPLVDLWGFGPAPRRSTPPAPAEVELARARCGWQRVGFDAAERRLQQPGGLSLDLCAIAKGFAVDAVSRRLAALGLPHHLVEIGGELRGAGTKPDGTPWWVELETPAADTGGARTLVALYGLAVATSGDYRRYFDCGGRRYAHTLDPRTGYPASHALASVTVLHAECMLADALSTALTVLGPEAGLAFARGRQLAARFLLRTPHGFEERLSPAFEAMLS